Proteins encoded by one window of Xyrauchen texanus isolate HMW12.3.18 chromosome 24, RBS_HiC_50CHRs, whole genome shotgun sequence:
- the LOC127618267 gene encoding LOW QUALITY PROTEIN: zinc finger FYVE domain-containing protein 26-like (The sequence of the model RefSeq protein was modified relative to this genomic sequence to represent the inferred CDS: inserted 1 base in 1 codon): MHPFGREEETSRRELFGFFTRCLQCGEWELAAACMCQLGDDPHSPRDIVKAIVTHPYLLRWETVGSPHRLAWYWLQVLEKLTKIKVSRSVKRELEFLLLLEELGDIPQAVIKELHEAYMNSEEGKANIPGHFCPPFSAAVLSCLRSLLTRQQPRLVHSIVSFLQDADRSRDHALKDVFIQHLTDQLKVPVEERNKRWAEEVCAVLALAPLGTERSGAQLETLWERLWSAREGPLTEERILGCLLRPQGQTLLTAYSSTAQRLLKEKLLREAPQSEVDLPDLERVMLGLCCHDDKRLVWKAIYFECLSSGKHFLEQVLLTGLDLIKREEFSKLEALLEAEFQPLSRLLLLLGWMHCQSLDSAKTLLGVLHHQQLQTSDSVLGELANTLSSQLGVLEWCDQNNPEISHDALMSQLHMLDHHSALYVLHCLTPLAKYEERRVLELLQRTGDPSLVDSPSSSVQWNVTLFQGFCAMKYALYAICVNSRTHTSCLDFESQQQNEASQGKELIEGCSDMFQHYLSECQLYLEAVPSLFRLELLENIFSLLFLSDIDFNLQTDLTSTVTETQSDTVQNTITTERKITNNTKGMSKDENLKSKEECEKMEGVQKDSNTPTDLDSQERESTPNQNTKQVNPELGNLKSGCRGFLVDMCVMEGILRLVREGLEGMCGVGQENGRALVADVELAESLGCSVTAETFSARLQRLSKYTSEAQWRLQIVTSNHENGNGDLYLPSPLPSPALPLKCKGNSSSSLRKRRKNYRHPPESQGSSERQNGEFSTSASDCSICVGPVYRENEVCPCGGTHSWLVPAMLSPPVSLLIACICRGNYIEAQQVIAMYGLENSEYAGELAFMDRYRDVLTELAQVEQKIESQSLSSSSSSSEGLVSVVVAPAGRTRMGSRSRLTLKSIGSAAAAGMAFYSISDVGDRLLSTQTHPIPCLEDGYWLSQCSVDSSDLMRPLLEXLSPAAMATFDLSCCQCQLWKTSRQLLETAERRLSGFLENRGVRVDPKVPHANGIRGFPSVLQQICKILNRTSASKAMSKTECNGEENFIFSPFGCSTQEVLLCCHPTLTEESISSHLNLYQRLEVTLQTLTSATNISDGLTGTSLLTALVEQAGLKQSELDFHPVRTAMKQLLQYLDQLCPFEPDSTPSRPDYIRNFLDYVNVLASVLVRSLGSEDQCTEVKLGNPLLLLLQSPTQLLSLLLFDRQVSPDRVLSLLQQEELRLSVQQVVVQRCCEALPLLDSRAVTFYQGEFCFASIASLLQQHAQEYAPSLDLSDPTLNSDPSSDSEVSVEDTSATSNCLSTSPPSPSSSPPSSTFLLTPSALSFLKSRSPLVATLACLSASRGGVTRATSSGWSGIPSYFRGSGRKEAVLDGDQIAKEGETLLKSFPILRLYLRAMAEPVLGVSLEAEEGLGPALFGKPVVGMLFSGLQGNVGQAMAAEAFQQALNSGDLDRALELLELYAQPCNQEGKLRDKVLVCTAVQECSSVEQLFRVRDWKLRGRVVLQGLDCWPLDVCLELLQFCLSDQNTQDPFRDQLQLRKQELHMYQQMLSLQPPLPWETWQELRDESARNPESVFTMMLKAMEFELCAKWLQLYSVSEQSRLQLQTEHLLHLLEQGHIEDAFQLLEVLSDSLGLEICERALDRRPELASCHFLSDYLTLHFQSRMTPARRRHIHALHLGSKVLLTLPETSRQDYFSLLSDPLLMLEQLLMNMKVDWATVAVSTLRNLLLAQDAGITNQHIDTLLSDYAGKALDFPYAPREWSRSDSVISLQDAFLQCPAQESCPASPSHTPPPSAVAFSGSIPVLTPSSERCPSAKKIRPLTTPFTPPEKTPDRKDWIPDHKQHICMVCQKESFTMFNRRHHCRRCGRLVCHSCSSKKMAVEGSEEPVRVCDQCYNFFHTDSDEKLEEGEASGSPASIDRVLNGVLILPEVSRKQYRLSPNPAENQQLKSEFYYEQAPSTSLCVAILTLHSDHAACGQQLIGHCRSLSRKLTNPEVDARLLTDVMRQLLFSAKLMFVNAGCTQEPALCDSYISKVDVLKILVSANYKYIPSLDDIQETTAVTRLRNQLLEAEHYQLAVEVSTKCGLDPSGVWQAWGMASLKAGLLSGAREKFTRCLKAPVDRNQLNHGARLLQEIVQHLESAVKLTLSMTVDEDILASLRELEDALSDSVTVDGAESKIQQCCYYQECLFYLLTYGTHLSLISFYVRHDCLRDALTHLHNKECSEEVFLEGVFQPCHERGLLGALQGLLETLDPSLESLGHYLLSACQLLQRRGHYHSLYQLQQFMMDHVRAAMTCIRFFSHGAQSYQQLGEQQRWLIRAKEHLRTYLQEQQSRRKSNSSSFRKKLSSTEVSRHINTIELQLEVTRFLHRCESSSPSKSTIGPTGNSAPPTLFGNSPMKVDVACKVMLGGKNIEEGFGIAYRVIQDFQLEALAVYIRVGQRLIRQRQYPSVRQLLKCVGESGTASKHDCDAIVLSCVSVADKSSADSKELEALIQESKSPENKINAYLQCSKLRAAYLLAVKLELKKATLLVQDVLQAAESSSDSVMQNICRQWLSEHRDQSTRIDTATARK; this comes from the exons ATGCATCCGTTTGGCCGTGAAGAGGAGACCTCCAGGCGGGAGCTCTTCGGTTTCTTCACGCGGTGTTTGCAGTGCGGGGAGTGGGAGCTCGCGGCAGCCTGCATGTGTCAGCTCGGCGATGATCCACACAGCCCACGTGACATCGTTAAAGCCATCGTCACACACCCGTACCTGCTCAG GTGGGAGACAGTTGGCAGCCCTCACAGACTGGCCTGGTATTGGCTTCAAGTCCTGGAGAAGCTGACTAAaattaag GTGAGCAGGTCTGTGAAGAGAGAACTGGAGTTCCTGTTGCTTTTAGAGGAACTAGGAGATATCCCACAAGCTGTGATTAAG GAGCTGCATGAAGCCTACATGAACTCTGAGGAAGGAAAAGCAAATATTCCAGGTCATTTTTGCCCCCCGTTTAGTGCTGCCGTTCTATCCTGCCTCCGTTCCCTCTTAACCCGGCAGCAGCCGCGTCTTGTCCATTCAATCGTCAGCTTCCTTCAGGATGCAGACCGCTCCAGAGACCATGCCTTAAAGGATGTCTTCATCCAGCATCTCACTGACCAATTGAAAGTGCCTGTGGAGGAGAGGAATAAGAGATGGGCTGAGGAGGTGTGTGCAGTGCTGGCCTTAGCACCATTGGGGACAGAGAGATCAGGCGCTCAACTGGAGACCCTGTGGGAGCGTTTGTGGTCAGCGAGAGAAGGGCCCTTGACAGAGGAGAGGATCCTGGGATGTCTGCTGAGGCCGCAGGGTCAGACTCTGTTGACGGCGTACAGCTCCACAGCACAACGACTGCTCAAAGAGAAATTGCTGAGAGAGGCTCCACAGTCAGAGG TTGACTTGCCTGACCTGGAAAGGGTCATGCTTGGCTTATGTTGTCATGACGACAAGCGTCTAGTCTGGAAAGCCATTTACTTTGAGTGTTTGAGCAGTGGAAAGCACTTTCTGGAGCAGGTCTTG CTTACTGGTTTAGATCTCATAAAGAGGGAGGAATTTTCCAAACTGGAAGCATTATTAGAGGCGGAGTTTCAGCCTTTGTCCCGCCTCTTGTTGCTGTTAGGCTGGATGCATTGTCAAAGCCTGGATTCTGCTAAGACCCTACTTGGTGTCCTACATCACCAACAG cTCCAGACCAGTGATTCAGTATTAGGCGAGTTGGCTAACACTCTGTCCTCACAGCTTGGTGTGCTGGAATGGTGTGACCAGAACAACCC AGAGATATCCCATGATGCTTTGATGAGTCAGTTGCACATGCTAGACCATCATTCTGCCCTGTATGTGCTGCACTGCCTGACACCCCTCGCCAAGTATGAGGAGCGTAGAGTGTTGGAACTTTTGCAAAGAACAg GAGATCCTTCGTTAGTGGACTCACCCAGCAGCTCTGTCCAATGGAACGTCACTCTGTTCCAAGGCTTCTGTGCCATGAAGTATGCTCTGTATGCTATCTGTGTGAACTCGCGCACACATACCAGCTGCCTGGACTTTGAGTCTCAGCAGCAGAATGAAGCAAGTCAGGGGAAGGAGCTAATTGAAG gaTGCTCTGATATGTTCCAGCACTACCTGTCTGAATGTCAGCTGTACCTGGAAGCTGTTCCATCATTATTCCGTCTGGAGCTCTTGGAGAACATCTTCTCCCTCCTCTTCCTTTCTGACATAGACTTCAACCTGCAAACAGATCTGACCAGCACCGTCACAGAAACCCAATCAGACACTGTCCAAAACACAATAACCACAGAGAGGAAGATAACCAACAATACCAAAGGCATGAGCAAGGATGAAAACTTAAAATCAAAGGAGGAATGCGAAAAGATGGAGGGTGTGCAAAAAGACAGCAATACCCCAACAGATTTGGACTCCCAGGAGAGAGAATCTACTCCAAATCAGAATACCAAACAGGTAAACCCAGAGCTGGGCAACCTGAAGTCAGGGTGTCGGGGGTTTCTGGTGGATATGTGTGTGATGGAAGGAATTCTGCGGCTGGTGAGGGAGGGCTTGGAGGGCATGTGCGGGGTTGGACAGGAGAATGGCAGGGCACTTGTGGCTGATGTGGAGTTGGCGGAGAGTCTGGGATGCTCTGTTACCGCAGAAACGTTCAGCGCCCGGTTACAGAGACTATCCAAATACACATCAGAAGCCCAATGGAGACTGCAGATTGTTACAAGTAACCATGAAAATGGCAATG gtGACCTATACCTCCCATCACCTCTTCCTAGTCCAGCTCTCCCTCTGAAATGTAAGGGCAACAGCAGTTCAAGCCTTCGGAAGAGGAGAAAAAACTATCGGCATCCCCCCGAAAGTCAAGGCTCTTCCGAACGACAGAATGGAGAGTTCAGCACCAGCGCCTCAG ATTGTAGCATATGTGTTGGACCAGTGTATCGTGAAAATGAAGTTTGTCCGTGTGGTGGAACTCACAGCTGGCTAGTTCCTGCAATGCTCTCCCCTCCTGTGTCTCTCCTTATTGCCTGCATATGCAGAGGGAACTACATAGAGGCCCAGCAG GTCATTGCGATGTATGGTTTGGAGAACTCAGAGTATGCAGGTGAGCTGGCATTTATGGACCGGTACCGGGATGTTCTGACAGAGCTGGCTCAGGTGGAGCAGAAGATTGAGAGCCAGTCCCtctcttcatcatcttcatcttcagaGGGGCTTGTTTCAGTGGTTGTTGCCCCAGCAGGCAGGACCAGAATGGGCAGCAGAAGCAGATTAACACTTAAGAGCATCGGGAGTGCAGCAGCTGCAG GCATGGCCTTCTATTCCATCTCTGATGTCGGAGATCGTTTGCTGAGTACCCAGACCCATCCAATACCCTGTCTAGAGGATGGCTACTGGCTCTCCCAGTGTTCTGTAGACTCCTCTGACCTTATGAGGCCCCTGCTGG AGTTGAGCCCTGCTGCTATGGCGACCTTTGACCTCTCCTGCTGCCAGTGCCAGCTATGGAAGACTTCACGGCAGCTCCTCGAGACTGCAGAGAGAAGACTCAGTGGTTTTCTTGAGAACAGAG GTGTACGAGTAGATCCAAAGGTTCCTCACGCCAACGGTATTAGAGGGTTCCCTTCAGTTCTTCAACAAATCTGCAAGATCCTTAACAGAACATCAGCAAGCAAAGCCATGAGTAAAACAG AGTGTAATGGAGAAGAGAATTTCATCTTCAGCCCTTTTGGCTGTAGTACCCAGGAAGTGCTGCTGTGTTGTCATCCAACTTTAACAGAGGAGAGTATCTCCTCCCATTTAAACTTGTACCAGCGCCTAGAGGTCACACTTCAAACCCTGACCTCTGCCACCAACATCTCCG ACGGTCTGACAGGTACTTCTCTGCTGACGGCACTAGTTGAACAGGCTGGTCTTAAGCAGTCTGAACTGGATTTCCACCCAGTAAGGACTGCTATGAAACAGCTCCTACAGTATCTGGATCAGCTCTGCCCGTTTGAGCCTGATAGCACCCCCAGCAGGCCAGATTACATACGCAACTTCCTTGATTACGTCAATGTGCTGGCTTCAGTATTGGTGCGCAGTCTGGGTTCAGAGG ATCAGTGCACAGAAGTGAAGTTGGGCAATCCTCTTTTGCTGTTGCTGCAGTCACCTACCCAGctcctctctctcctgctgtttGACAGACAGGTGTCACCTGACAG gGTTCTGTCTCTCCTGCAGCAGGAGGAATTGCGTTTGAGTGTGCAACAGGTTGTAGTTCAGCGCTGCTGTGAAGCTCTCCCTCTCTTGGATTCTCGGGCTGTGACTTTTTATCAGGGGGAATTCTGCTTTGCTAGCATTGCCTCCCTCCTACAGCAGCATGCTCAGGAGTACGCCCCTTCCCTTGACCTCTCTGACCCCACCCTGAACTCTGACCCCAGCTCTGACTCTGAGGTCTCAGTGGAGGACACATCTGCTACATCCAACTGCCTCTCCACCTCTCCACCCTCCCCGTCTTCATCCCCTCCCTCCTCTACATTTCTACTCACTCCATCTGCGCTCTCTTTCCTGAAGTCCCGTTCTCCCCTTGTTGCCACTCTGGCGTGTCTCAGTGCCAGTCGGGGTGGTGTAACTCGGGCAACCTCCTCAGGCTGGTCGGGGATACCCTCATATTTTCGCGGGTCTGGCCGTAAAGAGGCGGTTCTGGATGGAGACCAGATCGCAAAGGAAGGGGAAACCCTTTTAAAAAGTTTCCCAATCCTCAGACTGTACCTGCGGGCTATGGCTGAACCAgttctgggggtctcattggaaGCAGAGGAGGGTCTTGGTCCAGCTCTTTTTGGGAAGCCTGTGGTGGGTATGCTGTTTTCTGGCCTGCAAGGCAATGTGGGACAAGCCATGGCTGCAGAGGCATTCCAGCAAGCCCTAAACAGTGGTGATTTGGACAGAGCGTTAGAACTGCTGGAGCTGTACGCTCAACCCTGCAACCAGGAGGGGAAGCTCAGGGACAAAGTACTGGTATGCACTGCAGTGCAAG AATGCAGCAGTGTGGAGCAGTTGTTCCGTGTGAGGGACTGGAAGTTGCGTGGTCGTGTGGTTCTGCAGGGTTTGGATTGCTGGCCTTTAGATGTCTGTTTAGAGTTACTGCAGTTCTGCCTCAGTGACCAGAACACTCAGGATCCGTTTAGAGATCAGCTTCAGCTGAGGAAACAGGAGCTTCACATGTACCAACAG ATGTTGAGTTTGCAGCCTCCATTGCCATGGGAGACATGGCAGGAGCTAAGAGATGAATCTGCAAGGAATCCGGAGTCTGTTTTCACTATGATGCTGAAGGCCATG GAGTTTGAATTGTGTGCCAAGTGGTTGCAGCTATACTCTGTCTCTGAACAGTCTCGACTGCAGCTGCAGACTGAACACCTTCTACACCTGCTAGAACAGGGTCACATAGAAGATGCCTTCcag CTCTTGGAGGTGCTTTCTGATTCACTGGGTTTGGAGATTTGTGAGCGAGCCCTAGATAGAAGGCCTGAATTGGCTTCCTGCCATTTCCTTTCTGATTACCTCACCCTACACTTCCAGAGTCGGATGACCCCAGCACGCAGACGCCATATCCATGCCCTGCACCTTGGCTCAAAG GTGTTACTGACTCTGCCGGAAACATCTCGTCAGGATTATTTTTCCCTGCTGTCGGATCCGCTTCTCATGCTGGAGCAGCTACTGATGAATATGAAGGTAGACTGGGCCACTGTTGCCGTCAGCACGCTACGGAACCTTTTACTTGCTCAGGATGCTGGAATCACCAACCAACACATAGACACTCTACTGTCAGATTATGCAGGGAAGGCTCTTGATTTCCCCTATGCACCCAGAGAGTGGTCACGATCTG ATTCCGTCATTAGTTTGCAGGATGCATTTCTGCAGTGTCCAGCTCAGGAGAGTTGCCCCGCCTCCCCAAGCCACACCCCTCCTCCATCAGCAG TGGCTTTTTCAGGCAGCATACCCGTGCTTACGCCCTCCAGTGAGAGATGCCCCAGTGCTAAGAAGATACGCCCACTGACCACACCTTTCACCCCTCCTGAGAAAACCCCTGACCGGAAGGATTGGATCCCAGACCACAAACAGCACATCTGTATGGTCTGCCAGAAGGAGAGCTTCACCATG TTTAACAGACGGCACCACTGCAGGCGCTGTGGCAGGCTTGTATGTCATTCCTGCTCCAGTAAAAAGATGGCAGTAGAGGGCTCTGAAGAACCTGTCAGAGTTTGTGACCAGTGCTACAACTTCTTCCACACGGA CTCAGATGAGAAGCTTGAGGAGGGTGAAG CATCTGGCAGCCCGGCATCCATTGACAGAGTCTTGAATGGTGTCCTAATTCTACCTGAAGTTTCACGAAAGCAGTACCGCCTGAGTCCAAACCCAGCAGAGAACCAGCAGCTGAAAAGCGAGTTTTACTATGAACAG GCTCCCAGCACATCACTGTGTGTCGCCATACTGACACTGCACAGCGATCATGCAGCCTGTGGGCAGCAACTGATTGGCCACTGCCGCTCACTTTCTCGCAAACTGACCAATCCCGAGGTGGATGCACGTCTACTGACAGATGTGATGCGTCAACTTCTATTTAGTGCCAAACTCATGTTTGTTAATGCAGGATGCACCCAAGAGCCGGCTCTCTGTGACAG CTACATCAGTAAGGTTGATGTGTTGAAGATTCTGGTCAGTGCAAACTACAAGTACATTCCATCTCTAGACGATATTCAGGAAACGACTGCAGTGACACGTCTACGCAACCAGCTGCTAGAGGCCGAACATTACCAGCTGGCCGTGGAG GTGTCGACTAAGTGTGGGCTGGACCCAAGTGGAGTGTGGCAGGCGTGGGGTATGGCATCTCTGAAGGCTGGACTTCTCAGTGGGGCCAGGGAGAAGTTTACCCGCTGTCTGAAGGCACCAGTTGATCGGAACCAGCTAAACCATGGAGCGAGACTTCTGCAGGAGATCGTTCAGCACCTGGAGTCCGCAGTCAAACTCACTCTGAGCATG acaGTGGATGAAGACATCCTGGCCTCTCTGCGTGAGCTGGAAGATGCTCTCTCTGACTCTGTCACTGTGGATGGCGCAGAGAGCAAGATTCAACAGTGTTGCTATTATCAAGAGTGTCTGTTTTACCTGCTCACCTACGGCACACATTTGAGCCTCATCAGCTTTTACGTGCGCCATGATTGCCTGAGAGACGCTCTCACCCACTTACACAACAAG gAGTGTTCAGAGGAAGTGTTTTTGGAGGGTGTGTTTCAGCCCTGCCATGAACGTGGTCTGTTAGGGGCTTTGCAAGGTCTGTTAGAGACTCTGGACCCCTCACTGGAGAGCTTGGGCCATTACCTTCTCTCAGCCTGCCAATTACTGCAGCGCAGGGGACACTACCACTCTCTGTACCAACTTCAACAGTTTATGATG GATCACGTTCGTGCTGCTATGACATGTATCCGATTCTTTTCTCACGGAGCTCAGTCATACCAGCAGCTGGGAGAACAGCAGCGCTGGCTGATCCGCGCCAAAGAGCACCTGAGAACTTACCTGCAAGAACAGCAGAGTCGTAGGAAATCAAACAGCTCCTCTTTCAGGAAGAAATTGAGCTCCACTGAGGTCTCCAG ACACATAAACACAATCGAGCTGCAACTGGAGGTAACACGCTTCCTGCATCGCTGTGAAAGCTCCTCCCCATCCAAGTCAACCATAGGCCCCACAGGGAACAGTGCCCCACCCACTCTATTTGGAAACAGCCCCATGAAGGTGGATGTGGCCTGCAAG GTGATGCTGGGAGGGAAGAACATTGAGGAAGGTTTTGGCATTGCATATAGAGTAATACAG GACTTCCAATTGGAGGCACTTGCGGTGTACATACGGGTCGGACAGCGCTTGATCCGTCAGCGTCAGTACCCATCCGTGCGGCAGCTGCTGAAGTGTGTAGGGGAGTCTGGCACAGCCTCTAAACATGACTGTGATGCCATTGTGCTCAGCTGTGTGTCTGTAGCTGATAAGAGTTCTGCTGAT